GCGCGCCGGGAACGGTGGCAAGCGTGATGTTGTCTTCGGATACGCCCAATTCTTTTAGGGTGCGGCAGCAAACTTTGACCATTTCGCTGCCGATTTCGTTGGTGAAGCGGGCTTGAACGATGCCGATGCGCAGGTTGGTGCCATCGAGGCGTGGTTCGATAATGTTCATGATGATTCCTTCAATATTTGTGAAATAGGGATTCGGCTCGGTTTCAGACGGCCTTGTTATAAAGAAGGCCGTCTGAAACGAAATGGGGATGGATTATTCTTGCGGCTGCCAATCGGCAACGGCTTGGAACTCGCCGTCTTCGTTCAATTCCCACGCGCTGCCTTCTGCCTGAGTTAGCAGGGGCGCGATGTCGGGATTGTCTGCGGTAATGGCGGAGAGGCTGACAATGCTGAAATTGTCGGGATTGTCGGTGTATTCGTCGGTTTCGTCGCCGCTGAAAATACGCCAGCCGCTGTCGTTTTCAAACACGGGGGCTTCGCGGTAGAGGAAGCCGACGGGCTCGCCTTGTTCGGCGACGGTGTTGGTAACGATGCAGCGGTCGAGCGCTGCGGCCAATGCTTGGGCAAATTTGTTCATGGAGTTGACAAAGAGATGATTTGGCATGATTTTACACGATTCGCCGCTTTTCCGCACGGATGTGTGCAGGGGCGGTTTGATGGTACAATGTCGGCAAGTGCCGTCAGGTTTGAACATGACGGCTTTTGATTGTTTATCGGCTTGAGGGACGCAAGAAACAATGAGCCAAAATAAAAAAGTTGCCGGTGTAGCCTTTTTATTTTGTTTCACTGCGGATGAGGCGTGCTTTCCGGCTGTTTTTTTGAAAGTATGGAATGAAACCTGATTTGCTCAAACAGCAGGCGCATCGAGCGATTCAAAAGCGTCTGGGCTATGAGTTCCGCAATATGGAGCTGCTTCAGCAGGCTTTGACCCACCGCAGCTACAATGCCAAACACAATGAGCGTTTTGAATTTGTCGGCGATTCGATTTTGAACTATTCTGTGGCGCGGATGTTGTTTGACGCGTTTCCGAAATTGTCGGAAGGCGAGTTGTCGCGGATGCGCGCGGCTTTGGTAAATGAAGGCGTGTTAGCTGAAATCGCGTTGGAAATGAATGTCGGCGACGGTTTGTATTTGGGTGCCGGCGAGTTGAAGAGCGGCGGTTTCAGACGGCCTTCGATTTTGGCCGACGCGATGGAAGCAATGTTTGCGGCGGTCAGCTTTGATGCTGATTTTTCTGCGGCGGAAAAAGTGGTTCGCCATTTGTTTGCGGAACGCGTGAAGCGTGCGGATTTGAATATCGGCAAGAAAGACAGTAAAACCGCTTTGCAGGAAGCCTTGCAGGCACGCCGCTTTGCCCTGCCGAAATACCGAATCGAAGAGCAGGCGGAGCAGACGGCTGATGCGATGTTTGTGATTTCCTGCGATTTGGGCGAACTTGGTTTCATCTGCAATGCACGCGGCAGCAGCCGGAAAGTAGCCGAGCAAAAAGCGGCATGTGAAGCCTTGGAGTGGTTGGAACAGAAGTTTCCTTTGAAAAAAGCTAAAAAATAATATTTCAGACGGCCTTTGAGAAAATGCAAAGGCCGTCTGAAACAATCAAGAAAGTCATATATAAATGGATATCGAAACCTTTTTGCAAAACGAGTCGCAACACCCGACGGATTATCGTTGCGGCTTTGTGGCCATCGTGGGTCGCCCGAATGTCGGCAAATCCACGCTGATGAACCATTTAATCGGTCAGAAAATCAGTATTACCAGTAAAAAAGCACAAACCACGCGCAACCGTGTAACCGGTATTTACACCGACGACACGGCGCAATTTGTGTTTGTCGATACGCCGGGTTTTCAAACCAATCACCGCAATGCCTTGAATGACCGTCTTAATCAAAACGTAACCGAAGCGTTGAGCGGCGTGGACGTAGTGGTTTTTGTGGTGGAAGCCATGCGCTTTACCGATGCCGACCGCGTGGTGTTGAAGCAGTTGCCTAAGCATACGCCCGTGGTATTGGTGGTCAATAAAATCGACAAAGATAAAGCCAAAGACAAATTTGCACTTGAGGCGTTTATCAATGAAGTGCGCCAAGAGTTTGAGTTTGCCGCCAGCGAGGCAGTCAGCGCGAAACATGGTTTGCGTATTGCCAATCTGCTGGAGCTGCTCAAGCCGTATCTGCCGGAAAGTATCCCGATGTATCCGGAAGATATGGTCACGGACAAATCCAGCCGATTCCTGGCGATGGAAATTGTGCGTGAAAAACTGTTCCGTTATTTGGGCGAAGAGTTGCCGTATGCGATGAATGTTGAAGTGGAGCAGTTTGAGGAAGAGGAAAGCGGATTGTTCCGCATTTATATCGCGGTGTTGGTCGATAAAGACAGCCAAAAGGCGATTTTGATTGGCAAGGGTGGGGAGAAGTTGAAGAAAATTTCTACTGAAGCCCGCCTTGATATGGAAAAATTGTTTGATACCAAAGTCTTTTTGAAGATTTGGGTGAAAGTGAAATCCGGTTGGGCAGACGATATTCGTTTTCTGCGCGAATTGGGTTTGTGATTTAATGTGTTTGAACAAAGGCCGTCTGAAAAATTTTCAGACGGCCTTTTGTTTTTTTGTTTTATCAAGACAACAATTCAGCCAAGCGTTTGACGATTTCATCCGCGGCTTCGCGTTTGGATGTTTCCGGAAATGAGGTTTCGGCAAGGTCATCAATAATGGTAATTTGGTTGGTTGGCTTGGCCATGGAAACGGAGACTTGGTTGGCCACCAGCATCGGTACGTTTTTGCGCAAACGTTTTGCCCGGGCAAATTCCAAAACCTGATGGCTTTCCGCAGCAAAGCCGACGCAGAATGGTGGAGAAGGCAGGGTGGCAACGGATGCAAGAATATCCGGATTTTCCGTCAGTTCGATAACCGGGGGGTGATTGCCGTTTTTCTTCAGTTTCTCGTTGCTGCTGTTTTTGACTTTATAGTCTGCAACGGCTGAAACGGAAATAAAAACATCTTGTTCATGGATATGGCGGTGAACTGCCTGATACATGGCTTCTGCGCTGACAGCCTGTTCGGAATGAGCCAAGCCTGCGGGTAAGGCCGTCTGAATTTGACCGTAAATCAGCGTGACTTTCGCTCCGGCAGCACGGCATGCACGTGCTAAAGCCATGCCCATTTGTCCGCTGGAAATATTGGTAATACCGCGGACAGGATCGATGGCTTCAAACGTTGCGCCGGCTGTAATCAGAACTTTTTTGCCGCTCAGCAGCTTGGGTGTCCATAAATCCTCTAGCAAATCAGCCAGATCGACCGCTTCGACCATCCTGCCAGTGCCTGTTTCACCGCAAGCCTGTTCGCCGCTGTTTGGGTCAAACACGGTAATGCCGTCTGAAACCAGCTGCTCAATATTGCGCAGGTTGGCAGGGTTGTTCCACATTTCGACATTCATTGCAGGCGCAACGGCCAAAGGACATTTTCTGGCTGCAGCCAAAGTAGTCAGCAGGTTGTCGGCCAATCCGTTGGCAATTTTGGCAATCGTATTGGCAGTTGCAGGCGCAATAAGAAATGCGTCGGCTTCTCGCGTCAGATTGATGTGCGCCATGCCATTATTGGAAGCACCTGAATAGGTATCCGATAAAACAGGATTGCCGGTTAAAGCTTGGAAAGTCAGCGGGGAGACAAATTCTGTCGCAGAATCTGTCATCACCACTGATACAGAATGTCCTTGCTTTTTCAGTAGTCTGACCAGTTCGCAAGATTTATACGCCGCAATACCGCCGGTAATGCCGAGGAGAATGTGTTTGCTCATAAATAACGGGTTCATTAAATGAGATATATTAGGAATCAAATCAAATTAGATTTGTTCGATGTTGATTCTGGCCAGCTTTGCTTTAATCGCATTACCATATCTCTTCGGCAAAAATGCTGAAACCACCCCGTTTTTCACTTCAGTCACATAACTGCAGACTTTAAATTCAGGAACAACATTGAGCGAGTAGTCCGGATTGACCAAAGGTGAAGCGCTGGAGTACAGCGTCCATCTTGCCAGACTGCCATCTTCATAATCAGTCGTTGCGTTAAAGCTGGTAACCCCTTCGCTGAAAGCGATTTGATAATTAGAGTAGAACTCTCCGGGAATTTCGTGTGCATTACAGAAATCAAATAATCTGTCATGTGCAAACAGATTCTGACGGATATAGGCCCACAATTCTTTTTCTAGAAAATCTTGGTCGGCAAAATGTCTGGAAGGGTAGCCTTCGTCGACAAAGTTTTGAATTCTTTCCTGCATATCTGGGACTGCACCCGCTTTAGCCCCCCACATACCCGCAAGAATCAGGGCAGTATGCGAGCCTGAGTCGCGAATAGTGTGGAATAGGGTGCCACTTTTTATCCATTCGGATACGGCCGCTGCATCACGATAACAAATAATAGAATCTGCATCACGGAAAATAACGTATTCAACCTCGGGATCATTGATGGCAAGAAAGCGCCACATCGTACCCGG
The sequence above is a segment of the Neisseria perflava genome. Coding sequences within it:
- a CDS encoding DUF2185 domain-containing protein: MNKFAQALAAALDRCIVTNTVAEQGEPVGFLYREAPVFENDSGWRIFSGDETDEYTDNPDNFSIVSLSAITADNPDIAPLLTQAEGSAWELNEDGEFQAVADWQPQE
- the rnc gene encoding ribonuclease III yields the protein MKPDLLKQQAHRAIQKRLGYEFRNMELLQQALTHRSYNAKHNERFEFVGDSILNYSVARMLFDAFPKLSEGELSRMRAALVNEGVLAEIALEMNVGDGLYLGAGELKSGGFRRPSILADAMEAMFAAVSFDADFSAAEKVVRHLFAERVKRADLNIGKKDSKTALQEALQARRFALPKYRIEEQAEQTADAMFVISCDLGELGFICNARGSSRKVAEQKAACEALEWLEQKFPLKKAKK
- the era gene encoding GTPase Era, translating into MDIETFLQNESQHPTDYRCGFVAIVGRPNVGKSTLMNHLIGQKISITSKKAQTTRNRVTGIYTDDTAQFVFVDTPGFQTNHRNALNDRLNQNVTEALSGVDVVVFVVEAMRFTDADRVVLKQLPKHTPVVLVVNKIDKDKAKDKFALEAFINEVRQEFEFAASEAVSAKHGLRIANLLELLKPYLPESIPMYPEDMVTDKSSRFLAMEIVREKLFRYLGEELPYAMNVEVEQFEEEESGLFRIYIAVLVDKDSQKAILIGKGGEKLKKISTEARLDMEKLFDTKVFLKIWVKVKSGWADDIRFLRELGL
- the coaBC gene encoding bifunctional phosphopantothenoylcysteine decarboxylase/phosphopantothenate--cysteine ligase CoaBC, with amino-acid sequence MSKHILLGITGGIAAYKSCELVRLLKKQGHSVSVVMTDSATEFVSPLTFQALTGNPVLSDTYSGASNNGMAHINLTREADAFLIAPATANTIAKIANGLADNLLTTLAAARKCPLAVAPAMNVEMWNNPANLRNIEQLVSDGITVFDPNSGEQACGETGTGRMVEAVDLADLLEDLWTPKLLSGKKVLITAGATFEAIDPVRGITNISSGQMGMALARACRAAGAKVTLIYGQIQTALPAGLAHSEQAVSAEAMYQAVHRHIHEQDVFISVSAVADYKVKNSSNEKLKKNGNHPPVIELTENPDILASVATLPSPPFCVGFAAESHQVLEFARAKRLRKNVPMLVANQVSVSMAKPTNQITIIDDLAETSFPETSKREAADEIVKRLAELLS
- a CDS encoding tetratricopeptide repeat protein codes for the protein MSNEKIQQKFEQAYHSFIEEENYEEALKRAEILCLLNPQSAEFHHKVAYAYLKQLKWEKAIEAEMKTLELDSTYIPALDLLAHAYGALDNWEKTGFYGHQALVLKDKAIPDLEHEIIPTPAPKNGKRIISFSLFGNNSKYIEPAVLNTQLAPVLFPGWTCRFYVDDSVSAEAIQRFRNNGAEVIKVGAPLDNWPGTMWRFLAINDPEVEYVIFRDADSIICYRDAAAVSEWIKSGTLFHTIRDSGSHTALILAGMWGAKAGAVPDMQERIQNFVDEGYPSRHFADQDFLEKELWAYIRQNLFAHDRLFDFCNAHEIPGEFYSNYQIAFSEGVTSFNATTDYEDGSLARWTLYSSASPLVNPDYSLNVVPEFKVCSYVTEVKNGVVSAFLPKRYGNAIKAKLARINIEQI